One genomic segment of Deinococcus depolymerans includes these proteins:
- a CDS encoding NAD-dependent succinate-semialdehyde dehydrogenase — MTTLLNDPVTRSKAYFDGGWHATPKTFEVIHPGTLEPIGSVADCSADDARRAINAAEAALKEWRRVNPYRRGQILRRWHDLMFVHKEELARLMTLEMGKPITETRGEVHYAASFIEWCAEEASRIGGERVPSRFDHKRGFTSSEPVGIVYAVTPWNFPAGMITRKAAPALAAGCVMILKPAEQSPMTALYLAELWLEAGGPANTLQVLPTNDAPAFSAPFMEDERVRKLTFTGSTAVGRLLYQQAAKTVKRVSLELGGHAPFLIFADADLTRAAREVVGSKFRNAGQTCISTNRVYVQREVAGEFTAILSKLTGELVLGDPLQDGTGVGPVVEQAGLDKVRAQVEDALARGARATVGGTHKEGLYFHPTVLTDVHPDSLILREETFGPVAPVVVFDTEEEALALANNSEYGLAAYAYTRDLSRAFRVAEALEYGIVGINDGGPSAAAPQMPFGGMKNSGVGREGGHWGLEEYLETKYISMGL, encoded by the coding sequence ATGACCACACTCCTGAACGATCCCGTCACCCGCTCCAAGGCCTACTTCGACGGCGGGTGGCACGCAACGCCGAAGACCTTCGAGGTCATCCACCCCGGCACGCTGGAACCCATCGGTTCGGTGGCCGACTGCAGCGCCGACGACGCCCGGCGGGCCATCAACGCCGCCGAGGCCGCCCTGAAGGAGTGGCGGCGCGTCAACCCTTACCGGCGCGGCCAGATCCTGCGCCGGTGGCATGACCTGATGTTCGTCCACAAGGAAGAGCTCGCGCGGCTGATGACCCTGGAGATGGGCAAACCCATCACCGAGACGCGCGGCGAGGTGCATTACGCCGCCAGTTTCATCGAGTGGTGCGCCGAGGAAGCCAGCCGCATCGGCGGCGAGCGCGTGCCCAGCCGCTTCGATCACAAGCGCGGCTTCACCAGCAGTGAACCCGTCGGGATCGTGTACGCCGTGACCCCTTGGAACTTCCCGGCCGGCATGATCACCCGCAAGGCCGCGCCCGCCCTGGCCGCCGGCTGCGTCATGATCCTCAAACCGGCCGAGCAGAGCCCCATGACGGCGCTGTACCTCGCGGAACTGTGGCTGGAGGCCGGCGGCCCCGCCAACACCCTGCAGGTGCTGCCCACCAACGACGCCCCCGCGTTCAGCGCGCCGTTCATGGAAGACGAGCGCGTGCGCAAACTGACCTTCACCGGCAGCACCGCCGTCGGGCGGCTGCTGTACCAGCAGGCCGCGAAGACCGTCAAGCGCGTCAGCCTGGAACTCGGCGGACACGCCCCGTTCCTGATCTTCGCGGACGCGGACCTGACCAGAGCCGCGCGCGAGGTGGTCGGCAGCAAGTTCCGCAACGCCGGGCAGACCTGCATCAGCACCAACCGGGTGTACGTGCAGCGCGAGGTCGCCGGGGAATTCACGGCCATCCTCTCGAAACTCACCGGGGAGCTCGTGCTCGGCGATCCGCTGCAGGACGGCACGGGGGTCGGCCCGGTCGTCGAGCAGGCGGGGCTGGACAAGGTGCGGGCGCAGGTCGAGGACGCCCTGGCGCGCGGCGCGAGGGCCACCGTGGGCGGCACGCACAAGGAGGGCCTGTACTTCCACCCCACGGTCCTCACGGACGTCCACCCGGACTCCCTGATCCTGCGGGAGGAGACCTTCGGCCCGGTGGCGCCTGTCGTGGTGTTCGACACCGAGGAGGAGGCGCTCGCGCTGGCGAACAACTCCGAGTACGGCCTCGCCGCGTACGCGTACACCCGTGACCTGTCCCGCGCGTTCCGCGTGGCGGAAGCGCTCGAGTACGGCATCGTCGGCATCAACGACGGGGGGCCCAGCGCCGCCGCGCCGCAGATGCCCTTCGGCGGGATGAAGAACAGCGGCGTGGGCCGTGAAGGCGGTCACTGGGGCCTTGAGGAGTACCTGGAAACCAAGTACATCAGCATGGGGCTCTGA
- a CDS encoding acyl-CoA dehydrogenase, with product MAPFLNRRDLQFQLFEALDTEALTARPRFAEHSREVYEDILNVAYTVADRYFANHTREGDLNEPHVVGGRVQLPAAVGDAMRAFREAGFFSAHHDEDLGGLQLPWVVMQAVQAHFQAANVGSSGYPFLTIGNANLQRIFASPEQQRRYMLPLLEGRWFGTMALSEPQAGSGLADITTTATPLADGTYAISGTKMWISGGEHELSENIVHLVLARIAGGPAGVKGISLFLVPRYRVQADGSVGESNHVVLAGLNHKMGYRGTTNTLLNFGEGGQTVGELVGEPGRGLAQMFHMMNEARIGVGMGAVMLGTAGYLASLEYARDRRQGRHASNKDPHAPPVPIIEHADVRRLLLRQKAFVEGGLALGLYASRLVDDLQTGPEAERADTGLLLDLLTPIVKSWPSRYSQEALSDAIQVMGGAGYTRDFPVEMYYRDNRLNPIHEGTEGIQGNDLLGRKLTQAGGRGLNVLLERIQADLNASDDLDGLDEIRAALRTAVTQCTAALGALLPRAAELGPDLLLANANSALEMLGHTVVGWMWLRQAAAAARALPGARPGDQPFYQGKRHAARFYATHELPKVRAHADLLASADRTTTDMHTDWF from the coding sequence ATGGCCCCCTTCCTGAACCGACGCGACCTGCAATTCCAGCTGTTCGAGGCCCTCGACACCGAGGCCCTGACCGCCCGCCCCCGCTTCGCGGAGCACAGCCGCGAGGTGTACGAGGACATCCTGAACGTCGCGTACACCGTCGCCGACCGGTACTTCGCCAACCACACCCGCGAGGGCGACCTGAACGAACCGCACGTCGTGGGGGGCCGCGTGCAACTCCCGGCCGCCGTCGGGGACGCCATGCGCGCCTTCCGCGAGGCCGGGTTCTTCAGCGCCCACCACGACGAGGACCTCGGCGGCCTGCAACTGCCGTGGGTGGTCATGCAGGCCGTGCAGGCGCACTTCCAGGCCGCGAACGTGGGCAGCAGCGGCTACCCCTTCCTGACCATCGGGAACGCCAACCTGCAACGCATCTTCGCGTCACCCGAACAGCAGCGCAGGTACATGCTGCCCCTGCTGGAAGGCCGCTGGTTCGGCACCATGGCCCTCAGCGAACCGCAGGCCGGCTCCGGGCTGGCCGACATCACCACCACCGCCACGCCCCTCGCTGACGGCACGTACGCCATCAGCGGCACCAAGATGTGGATCTCCGGCGGCGAGCACGAACTGAGCGAGAACATCGTGCATCTCGTCCTGGCCCGCATCGCGGGCGGACCGGCCGGCGTGAAGGGCATCAGCCTGTTCCTGGTCCCGCGCTACCGCGTGCAGGCGGACGGGAGCGTCGGCGAGAGCAACCACGTCGTCCTGGCGGGCCTGAACCACAAGATGGGCTACCGCGGCACCACCAACACCCTCCTGAACTTCGGCGAGGGCGGGCAGACGGTCGGCGAGCTCGTCGGCGAACCGGGGCGCGGCCTGGCGCAGATGTTCCACATGATGAACGAGGCCCGCATCGGCGTGGGCATGGGCGCCGTCATGCTCGGCACCGCCGGGTACCTCGCCAGCCTGGAGTACGCCCGCGACCGCCGCCAGGGCCGCCACGCCAGCAACAAGGACCCGCACGCGCCGCCCGTCCCGATCATCGAGCACGCCGACGTCCGGCGCCTGCTGCTGCGGCAGAAGGCCTTCGTGGAGGGCGGCCTGGCGCTGGGCCTGTACGCCAGCCGCCTCGTGGACGACCTCCAGACCGGCCCCGAAGCAGAGCGCGCCGACACCGGCCTGCTGCTGGACCTGCTGACCCCCATCGTGAAGAGCTGGCCCAGCCGGTACAGCCAGGAGGCCCTCAGCGACGCCATTCAGGTCATGGGCGGCGCCGGGTACACCCGCGACTTCCCGGTCGAGATGTACTACCGCGACAACCGCCTCAATCCCATCCACGAGGGCACGGAAGGCATCCAGGGCAACGACCTGCTGGGCCGCAAACTCACCCAGGCGGGCGGGCGCGGCCTGAACGTGCTGCTGGAACGCATCCAGGCGGACCTGAACGCCAGCGACGACCTGGACGGCCTCGACGAGATCCGCGCCGCGCTGCGTACCGCCGTCACGCAGTGCACGGCCGCGCTGGGCGCCCTGCTGCCCCGCGCCGCCGAACTCGGCCCGGACCTGCTGCTGGCGAACGCGAACAGCGCCCTGGAAATGCTGGGCCACACCGTCGTCGGGTGGATGTGGCTGCGTCAGGCCGCCGCCGCCGCCCGCGCCCTGCCCGGCGCGCGCCCCGGCGACCAGCCGTTCTACCAGGGCAAACGGCACGCCGCGCGTTTCTACGCCACGCACGAACTCCCGAAGGTGCGGGCGCACGCCGACCTGCTCGCCAGCGCCGACCGGACCACCACCGACATGCACACGGACTGGTTCTGA
- a CDS encoding NADPH:quinone oxidoreductase family protein, protein MRALTCTAFDQPETLTVLDTPTPAPAPGEVTIEVHAAGVNYPDALMVMGQYQVRPPLPFTPGAEAAGIITAVGEGVRGLSVGQRVAAFTGTGAFATHLNAPAAAVMPLPDGMDLGVAATLPLAYGTVMHALIDRGQVRAGETLLVLGAAGGVGLAAIMIGKALGARVIAAASTDEKLELARQHGADEVINYEQTDLKDALKALTGKQGVDVILDPVGDRWAESAFRSVAWGGRYLVIGFAGGEIPRLPLNLPLLKGASVVGVFWGEFARRDPAGNARNLARLAGWVMDGTVRPLVSERYALEDGPRAMRDLLERRVTGKVIITP, encoded by the coding sequence ATGCGCGCCCTGACCTGCACTGCCTTCGACCAGCCCGAAACCCTGACCGTCCTCGACACGCCCACCCCCGCCCCCGCGCCCGGTGAGGTGACCATCGAGGTGCACGCCGCCGGCGTGAACTACCCGGACGCGCTGATGGTCATGGGCCAGTACCAGGTGCGCCCGCCGCTGCCGTTCACGCCGGGCGCGGAGGCCGCCGGGATCATCACCGCTGTCGGCGAGGGCGTGCGCGGCCTGAGTGTGGGCCAGCGGGTCGCGGCGTTCACCGGGACCGGCGCGTTCGCCACGCACCTGAACGCCCCGGCCGCTGCCGTCATGCCCCTGCCGGACGGCATGGACCTCGGCGTGGCCGCCACGCTGCCCCTGGCGTACGGAACGGTCATGCACGCCCTGATCGACCGGGGGCAGGTCAGGGCCGGCGAGACGCTGCTGGTCCTGGGGGCCGCCGGGGGCGTGGGACTGGCCGCCATCATGATCGGCAAGGCACTCGGCGCGCGCGTGATCGCCGCCGCCAGCACCGATGAGAAACTCGAACTGGCCCGCCAGCACGGCGCGGACGAGGTCATCAACTACGAGCAGACCGACCTGAAGGACGCCCTGAAAGCACTGACCGGCAAGCAGGGCGTGGACGTCATCCTCGACCCCGTCGGTGACCGCTGGGCCGAGAGTGCCTTCCGCAGCGTCGCGTGGGGCGGGCGGTATCTCGTGATCGGCTTCGCGGGCGGCGAGATCCCGCGCCTGCCGCTGAACCTGCCGCTGCTGAAGGGCGCGTCGGTCGTGGGTGTGTTCTGGGGCGAGTTCGCGCGCCGCGACCCCGCCGGGAACGCCCGCAACCTCGCCCGGCTGGCCGGCTGGGTCATGGACGGCACGGTGCGGCCGCTGGTCAGCGAACGCTACGCCCTGGAGGACGGCCCGCGCGCCATGCGGGACCTGCTCGAGCGCCGCGTGACCGGTAAAGTGATCATCACGCCGTGA
- a CDS encoding MerR family transcriptional regulator, producing MTDPTPPQPDPTPTFYTTAELAREAGVTRRTVMHYAELNLLTPDQVTASGRALYGPYSLRLLRDLIDLRALGMTLEEARDMVILRRATHDIHGHYRRDWTRADIPLDDTRLKALHTRLRAINAAFERQANNMARFDRWLTKRFTGGDLPDATPDPDG from the coding sequence GTGACCGACCCGACCCCACCCCAGCCCGACCCGACCCCGACCTTCTACACGACCGCCGAACTGGCCCGCGAGGCCGGCGTCACCCGCCGCACCGTCATGCACTACGCGGAACTGAACCTCCTGACGCCCGATCAGGTGACCGCGTCCGGCCGGGCACTGTACGGCCCGTACTCGCTGCGGCTGCTGCGCGACCTGATCGACCTGCGCGCCCTGGGCATGACCCTGGAGGAAGCGCGGGACATGGTGATCCTGCGCCGCGCCACGCACGACATCCACGGCCACTACCGCCGCGACTGGACCCGCGCGGACATTCCCCTGGACGACACCCGCCTGAAAGCGCTGCACACCCGCCTGCGCGCCATCAACGCGGCCTTCGAGCGGCAGGCGAACAACATGGCCCGCTTCGACCGCTGGCTCACCAAACGCTTCACCGGGGGCGACCTGCCCGACGCGACCCCCGACCCGGACGGGTAA
- a CDS encoding xanthine dehydrogenase family protein molybdopterin-binding subunit, translating into MKFDQPATPNPIDQERVVTRPHTRLEGPLKVTGQAPYAYEYQLPEAPTYGFVLGAGIARGKIRSIDTAAAEAAPGVLLVLTHENMPAQGASDTPVPQQEDASPQLAGPEVRHYHQAVAFVVAETFEQARAAASLIEVEYEVTPGQFTLADTVDSGEEPDDAADSVVGHFDRAFDEAAVTVDLTYTTPDQSQAPMEPHATIAHWEGEGLTVHTAHQVVHWVRRGLAMTLKVPQKNVRVISAYVGGGFGTKLLFFSDAVLSAAAARVLGRPVKTALQRPLIFNNTSHRAATIQRVRLGADRAGNLSAVGHDTWTGNLPGGDSEPACEQTKYLYAGPNRQIRTRQSELDLPPGASMRAPGEAVGMLALEGAMDELAEKLGLDPVELRLMNDVPFDPEKGPKRPFSSRKLAQALRTGARAFGWDGRPRTPRERQEGEWLIGYGVASAFRTNLVKPSGATVRLEPGGTLTVETQMTDIGTGSYTILGQVAAEMLGLTLEQVQVRLGDSEYPASSGSGGSWGANSASAGVYAACDALRRDLAAKAGYTHANAVFRNGKVWQGAECTELSALAGREGVSANGSMTYGDLDEQFAQAGFGAHFVEVRVNAHTAEIRVNRALSVVGAGRILNPITARSQCLGGMTMGIGSALMEELHVDHDLGLFVNHDLGEYHVPVHADIPDMDVIFLDELDDASSPLRAKGLGELGISGVGAAVANAVYNATGVRVRDFPITLDKILAGWDD; encoded by the coding sequence ATGAAGTTCGACCAGCCCGCCACACCCAACCCCATCGATCAGGAGCGCGTCGTCACGCGCCCGCACACCCGCCTCGAGGGGCCGCTGAAGGTCACGGGGCAGGCGCCGTACGCCTACGAGTACCAGTTGCCCGAGGCGCCCACGTACGGTTTCGTGCTCGGTGCGGGCATCGCCAGGGGGAAGATCAGGTCCATCGACACGGCCGCCGCCGAGGCCGCGCCGGGCGTGCTGCTGGTCCTCACGCACGAGAACATGCCCGCGCAGGGCGCGTCGGACACGCCCGTCCCGCAGCAGGAGGACGCCTCGCCGCAACTGGCCGGCCCCGAGGTCCGGCACTACCACCAGGCCGTCGCGTTCGTGGTTGCGGAGACCTTCGAGCAGGCGCGTGCGGCCGCCAGCCTGATCGAGGTGGAGTACGAGGTCACGCCCGGCCAGTTCACGCTGGCGGACACGGTGGACAGCGGCGAGGAACCGGACGACGCGGCCGACAGCGTGGTCGGGCACTTCGACCGGGCGTTTGACGAGGCGGCCGTCACCGTGGACCTGACCTACACCACGCCGGACCAGTCGCAGGCACCGATGGAACCGCACGCCACGATCGCCCACTGGGAAGGCGAGGGGCTGACCGTGCACACCGCGCATCAGGTCGTCCACTGGGTCAGGCGGGGGCTGGCCATGACGCTGAAGGTGCCGCAGAAGAACGTCCGCGTGATCAGCGCGTACGTGGGGGGCGGCTTCGGCACGAAACTGCTGTTCTTCTCGGACGCCGTGCTGTCGGCCGCCGCCGCGCGGGTGCTGGGCCGTCCGGTCAAGACGGCGCTGCAACGCCCGCTGATCTTCAACAACACCTCGCACCGCGCCGCGACCATCCAGCGCGTCCGGCTCGGCGCGGACCGCGCGGGGAACCTCTCGGCGGTCGGGCACGACACCTGGACCGGCAACCTGCCCGGCGGGGACAGCGAACCCGCCTGCGAACAGACGAAGTACCTGTACGCCGGCCCGAACCGCCAGATCCGCACCCGCCAGTCCGAACTGGACCTGCCGCCCGGCGCGTCCATGCGCGCCCCCGGCGAGGCCGTCGGGATGCTCGCCCTCGAGGGCGCGATGGACGAACTCGCCGAGAAACTGGGCCTGGACCCGGTCGAACTGCGCCTGATGAACGACGTGCCGTTCGACCCGGAGAAAGGCCCGAAACGGCCCTTCTCGTCCCGCAAGCTCGCGCAGGCGCTGCGGACCGGCGCCAGGGCCTTCGGCTGGGACGGCCGCCCCCGCACGCCCCGCGAACGACAGGAAGGCGAATGGCTGATCGGGTACGGCGTGGCCTCCGCGTTCCGCACGAACCTCGTCAAACCGTCCGGCGCGACCGTCCGCCTGGAACCCGGCGGCACCCTGACCGTCGAGACGCAGATGACCGACATCGGCACCGGCAGCTACACCATCCTCGGGCAGGTCGCCGCCGAGATGCTGGGCCTGACCCTGGAACAGGTGCAGGTGCGCCTCGGAGACAGCGAGTACCCGGCGTCCAGCGGCTCCGGCGGCTCCTGGGGCGCGAACAGCGCGTCCGCCGGCGTGTACGCCGCGTGCGACGCCCTGCGCCGCGACCTCGCGGCAAAGGCCGGGTACACCCACGCGAACGCCGTGTTCCGGAACGGCAAGGTCTGGCAGGGCGCCGAATGCACCGAACTGAGCGCCCTCGCCGGCAGAGAGGGCGTGAGTGCCAACGGCAGCATGACCTACGGCGACCTCGACGAGCAGTTCGCACAGGCGGGCTTCGGCGCGCACTTCGTGGAGGTCCGCGTGAACGCCCACACCGCCGAGATCCGCGTGAACCGCGCCCTGAGCGTCGTCGGGGCCGGGCGCATCCTGAACCCCATCACGGCCCGCAGCCAGTGCCTGGGCGGCATGACCATGGGCATCGGCTCGGCGCTCATGGAGGAACTGCACGTCGACCACGACCTGGGCCTGTTCGTGAACCACGACCTCGGCGAGTACCACGTGCCAGTCCACGCGGACATCCCGGACATGGACGTGATCTTCCTCGACGAACTCGACGACGCGTCCAGTCCCCTGCGCGCCAAGGGCCTCGGGGAACTGGGGATCAGCGGCGTCGGCGCGGCCGTCGCGAACGCCGTGTACAACGCCACGGGCGTCCGGGTGCGCGACTTCCCCATCACGCTCGACAAGATCCTGGCCGGCTGGGACGACTGA
- a CDS encoding xanthine dehydrogenase family protein subunit M, protein MRAFTYERALTPQAAAGATLAEGAKFIAGGTNLLDLMKLDIERPAHLVDINRLELNAVTDTADGGLHVGALVTNTDLASHPRVKADYAVLSRAIVAGASGQIRNKATTGGNLLQRARCPYFYDTNLPCNKREPGSGCAALTGLSRPLAVIGTSDACIAQHPSDMAVALRVLDATVNTLKADGTGRTLALDDFYRLPGDTPHLETTLEAGELITGVTLPPPPGGTHVYRKVRDRASYAFALVSVAAVLNGRDSRFAFGGVAPRPWRVEEAETARAGAEPDARARAVIDAAFADARPTEQNAFKIPLLRRTLSAVLAQASGEEK, encoded by the coding sequence GTGAGGGCCTTCACGTACGAGCGGGCGCTCACGCCCCAGGCCGCCGCCGGGGCGACCCTGGCCGAAGGCGCGAAGTTCATCGCGGGCGGCACGAACCTGCTCGACCTGATGAAGCTGGACATCGAGCGGCCCGCGCACCTCGTGGACATCAACCGGCTGGAACTGAACGCGGTCACGGACACGGCGGACGGCGGCCTGCACGTGGGCGCGCTCGTCACGAACACCGACCTCGCCAGCCACCCGCGCGTGAAGGCCGACTACGCCGTGCTGTCACGCGCCATCGTGGCCGGGGCGTCCGGTCAGATCCGCAACAAGGCCACGACCGGCGGGAACCTGCTGCAACGGGCGCGCTGCCCGTACTTCTACGACACCAACCTGCCCTGCAACAAGCGCGAGCCCGGCAGCGGCTGCGCGGCCCTGACCGGCCTGAGCCGCCCGCTGGCCGTGATCGGCACGTCCGACGCCTGCATCGCGCAGCACCCGTCCGATATGGCGGTCGCGCTGCGCGTACTCGACGCGACCGTGAACACCCTGAAGGCCGACGGCACCGGGCGCACCCTGGCGCTGGACGACTTCTACCGCCTGCCGGGCGACACGCCCCACCTGGAAACCACGCTGGAGGCCGGTGAGCTGATCACGGGCGTCACGCTGCCGCCCCCACCCGGCGGCACGCACGTGTACCGCAAGGTCCGCGACCGCGCGTCGTACGCCTTTGCGCTCGTGTCGGTCGCGGCGGTCCTGAACGGCCGGGACTCCCGCTTCGCGTTCGGTGGCGTCGCGCCCCGCCCCTGGCGTGTGGAGGAGGCCGAGACGGCCCGCGCCGGCGCTGAACCGGACGCGCGTGCCCGCGCCGTGATCGACGCGGCCTTCGCGGACGCGCGCCCCACCGAACAGAACGCCTTCAAGATCCCGCTGCTGCGCCGCACCCTGAGCGCCGTGCTGGCGCAGGCCTCCGGGGAGGAGAAATGA